Genomic DNA from Candidatus Methanoperedens sp.:
AATATTCTAACAAATGCAGCCGGCGATCATTGAAATCATAATCAGGCGAGGCTATCGATCCCTTTAGCCTTCCTTCAGTTTTTAACCGGTGGGAAATCGTTGTTCCAATATAAGGGAACATCTTTGTGAAATGTACCACTGCCCTTCCGTCTCTGGATAGGTCGCCAAGGAAAGTAATATTTTCTTTTATAGACTCTATGGTGCTGTCGGGATCAAGTATCATAAAACCATATTCGAATTTTATTCCCAGTTCCTGGAGTATATTTAGTGCAGGACGAATCCGGTCAACCGAATAACCTTTGTTAAATGTCTTGAGCCCATGTGAGCTGCCGGATTCGATTCCCAGGTAGAGAAATGCCAGGCCGTTTTCTCTCAATTTGTTCATCATTTCGGCATCGACTTCATCAACCCTGCATGAGATACGCCATGCAATTTTATCGGACAAATTTTTCCTCTTCAGTTCCCCTATAAACTCTTCTACCCATTGCCTTTGTCCGGTATTTCTTAAACCCAGGTCATCATCTTTGAAGAGAAAGATGCGGGTTCCGTTTTCGGAGTAAAGCTTCTCCATCTCTCTGACTACGCCGGAAGGTGAGCGTGAACGCCTTTTCCGACCCGGGGCACCGCGATAAAACTGTTGGACACTGCAAAAACTACAGTTATATTGGCACCCGCGGCTTGCAAGTAATGAGTGAATTCCCAGTCCCCTGTAAGTAGCCATTTCTTTATTTCTTATCGGGAAAGGAAGCGAATCAAGGTCAGAGATCAGGGGACGTGGAGGGGTTACCACTATTTCCCCATTATTGCGATATGCAAGACCTCTTATAGTGTTCCAATGATCCGGGCTGTCAATGTTATGGAACAATTCCAGCAGTGTCAACTCACCCTCATGACGCACGACCGTATCAAGCCCTGGTATTGATTCTAAAGTTATCCTGTATTCCAGGGTGGGAAAATGCCCGCCTATTGTAAAGTGAGCTGTGATCCCATTTTTTCGAAGATATGCGACCAGGTCTGCAAAATTAAAGAGCATTCTTTGAAATATCAATGAGAAACCCACGAGTCTTGGCTTCTCAACAAGAATACGTTCTAAGATTTTGTTGTGTGAATTATTATACGGTTCGATCTTTGCCCGAACACCATTCTCAGTCAGGTAGGCAGCAATTGAACGAAGACCAAGGTTCTCCTCGTCCTCATAACCGACAAGTAGAACCTCACAGCCCTCTGTAGTGTTATTTTTCACATTATTTGTTTATATTATAGGCAAATGTGAATTTACTTCAACATTTCCTGTACTTTCTCGGCGATTTCAAGACGTCCTTTCAATTGCTGGATATGCACATCAAGTTGAAGTCTTGCCAGTTCCCTGAACGCTTCTATTTCGATTAATCCATCTTTCCACAGGATATCCACAGGGTCCCCGTCAAGCGGCCATGGAAATCCATGCCATTTTTTCTCTAATTCAAACGCCCTTGAAAATTTTTCTTCCTCTCTCATAACTAACCTCCCATTTTATATCTGTTAAAACAGACATATTTACTTTTATTAATTATGATTTAAATAGGTTTTGATCGATGAAGCAGATTTGTGGGAGTTATTGTTAGATCACAGTCTTAATATTAATCAAAACCTGTTGACACTTTATTTATATGATCATGAATAACTGCCGGAAAGATTATATATACCTAAAAACAATGTTCAATTAGCGGGAAAGTGGTTATAACTGATGATATGGGGTTAATAATTACATCAGTAATCTGCAACTCTGAGTCTCAGGTTAATAACAAAATAATTAGGAGGTAAAGATATGGTAGAGATGACACCGGAAGATATCCAGAATATAACAGATGCAGTTGCGAAAAAGATGGGGGAGGCACTGATTGCCGGATCACCTGAGTCCCGGGCTATGGCAAGAGGTTGCTTCAGATGTGGTTTTAGGGGCTCTTACTCTTGTGACCAGGACCCATTTGAGTGCACAACCGTATTCAGATGCGGGGGCGGCTTCACCAGGGTAGTATTGGAATAAGACCCCGAATAGCAAGAAAGAATGCAGGACAATTTAGTCGAGGAGATTAGCACAGCTCTCTTATCAGAGCCTGTTAATCTTTCTCAACTTTGCAAGCGCCTGGAAATGGAGCTTAATTTACCATCAGGCGAAGTACAGCACCTTATTTATCAAATCGTAGCACAATTGAATGCCAAGTTTTTCCCTCCTGTGGCCTGCATGGAGCTGATCTTAACTGAAGGATGCAATCTGAAATGCTCTTATTGTTTTGAAAATGAAATGATCAGGCACAAGAAGATGACTGAAAAAGTAGCCCGATATGCTATCGATCTTCTCTTCGATTATTCGCAGAATGAGAATAAGTTAAGCATAACTCATTTTGGAGGGGAGCCCCTTCTGAATTTTCCCATGGTCCAATTCGTCACAGAGTATGCAGAGGAAAAAGCCAGACTCACAGGAAAATCTGTTGATTTCAATATGACGAGCAACGGAATCTTGCTGAATGAATCCATGGCAGAATACCTTGATGAGCATAAAATAAATGTGCTTCTTAGCATTGATGGATGCGAGTCTACGCATGATCGCCATCGGGTGGATAAAAAAGGCAGGGGCACCTTCTCACGGGTTATGAAGAGTATGAGAATATTGAAGAGAACCCAACCCTGGATAGGGACAAAGATGACCGTTATGCCCGATAATGTCGCCAGTCTTTTTGAAGATATCCTGGGGCTTTACAGTATGGGCGTAAACCAATTTATGATCGGTCATGCTACAGGTGTGGAGTGGTCTGAGAAAGAGAGGGAAACTTACGGCCGGGAGATGAGAAAAATCGCTAAGTGGTACAGGGAAGAACGTCGTGGGGATCTTCGTATTGCAGAGTTAGATGCAGAAGATAAAGGCTCAAGCTTCTTCGGCTGCAGGGCGGGCCGCAACAGCATATCTATATCTGTCGACGGAGAGATATCATCCTGTTCAAAGGTCCTGTCCTTAAATAACAGGCAGCTCCTTGCAAAGCTAGGTGATGTAGAATACGGATTAACCAACATCAGCAACCGGTTTGAACTGATAAATTGCATAAAGCTGCGCTCGGCTTGTGAAGCTCTGGGCATAGCCGGAGATTTCCAGGGAGGTTGCTTTGCCACGAACTACAATGAGACAGGTGCCCTTTTCCAACCCGGCCTTCAGGAGCATGAATTTTCATTGCTGGAGCGTTCGATTCGCTTAGAATTTGCTCCTGTACTGAATAGAGCTACGTAATGGAAGCTTTTCAAAAATTAAATAACCCTTTACTCCAACCTGAAGTGTTTCGCATTCCAGTCAGCTATCGCCTGTATCTTCTTGATATCCTCATTCCTGCCTTCCATAGTGAAAAGATGTTTGAAGCGTCCCTGGACTTTCAGGTATTCTTCCACAGGTTTCCTGTTCTTGATCTTCCTGACGTTTGTGATCTCGCCGTTTTCCATTTCATATAGCGGCCACATTGCGGTCTCAACTGCCAGCCTGCCTATCTCTATGGTCTTTGAGCTGTCAAATTTCCAGCCTGTGCAGCAGGGCGCATGAACATGGACATAAGTGGGGCCTTTTACCTGGGCTGCCTTTTTCACTTTTTTAATCATATCGGGCGCATACCCGATCGAAGCTGTTGCCACATAAGGCGATCCGTGGGCT
This window encodes:
- a CDS encoding radical SAM protein encodes the protein MKNNTTEGCEVLLVGYEDEENLGLRSIAAYLTENGVRAKIEPYNNSHNKILERILVEKPRLVGFSLIFQRMLFNFADLVAYLRKNGITAHFTIGGHFPTLEYRITLESIPGLDTVVRHEGELTLLELFHNIDSPDHWNTIRGLAYRNNGEIVVTPPRPLISDLDSLPFPIRNKEMATYRGLGIHSLLASRGCQYNCSFCSVQQFYRGAPGRKRRSRSPSGVVREMEKLYSENGTRIFLFKDDDLGLRNTGQRQWVEEFIGELKRKNLSDKIAWRISCRVDEVDAEMMNKLRENGLAFLYLGIESGSSHGLKTFNKGYSVDRIRPALNILQELGIKFEYGFMILDPDSTIESIKENITFLGDLSRDGRAVVHFTKMFPYIGTTISHRLKTEGRLKGSIASPDYDFNDRRLHLLEYFFFKFAFDSYLMGNGLANQLAMAKFDTIILDRFFSDEFDTRTYSMAVSELILQSNDSVLRTMNRAVDFMENRSYGEIISDWYDLEIIVHDSKIIEQNITEALKRLTINNRKVYT
- a CDS encoding radical SAM protein, yielding MQDNLVEEISTALLSEPVNLSQLCKRLEMELNLPSGEVQHLIYQIVAQLNAKFFPPVACMELILTEGCNLKCSYCFENEMIRHKKMTEKVARYAIDLLFDYSQNENKLSITHFGGEPLLNFPMVQFVTEYAEEKARLTGKSVDFNMTSNGILLNESMAEYLDEHKINVLLSIDGCESTHDRHRVDKKGRGTFSRVMKSMRILKRTQPWIGTKMTVMPDNVASLFEDILGLYSMGVNQFMIGHATGVEWSEKERETYGREMRKIAKWYREERRGDLRIAELDAEDKGSSFFGCRAGRNSISISVDGEISSCSKVLSLNNRQLLAKLGDVEYGLTNISNRFELINCIKLRSACEALGIAGDFQGGCFATNYNETGALFQPGLQEHEFSLLERSIRLEFAPVLNRAT